From one Humulus lupulus chromosome 8, drHumLupu1.1, whole genome shotgun sequence genomic stretch:
- the LOC133798443 gene encoding uncharacterized protein LOC133798443 isoform X1 — protein sequence MESDDHELRIPNPELHDKPSPKVREEGELSSDDEDVPSLPQEDHVCSAQQCTSIDAPAGLGPVPPENKCSDDFHEDNAVFSNNPAVTADIHSRASIKPMTKKNFDKSRVPSNTRSPGPGWCTSVGATDNLVIRFSDNDSGSDSDECVKEKAAENKSSIARVVRNQKPPAPLHSKLNKQVATGTVSKVIPKRLPLSRTFISSVAKIPGPNFSGAGQLPVEHGNRIRKVNSLKKNVSSQERGYDQGVGLSNSKLQDLRQQIALRESELKLKSAQRSKEAGSLRDDNAMSLPSDAARKIGATSAKSAQRESKEPEKKRTKVTGSYSNQLNSMGLREVSVGRSILPLKQQPMQNNMAETIKLDHGQKENTAGRTEPSITKWHQKNWKQGADLPENISAVPKDGFTVVRNCIESGGNSKHVESSSMLTPNASPAANKISNVVPMNLNNVELNPSKIVPRQQPNTFFNNVELNPSKIVPRQQPNTFFNKAMVGKNLLLDNHPHISSNDKIPEPAVNDKSQASLNNENFWNCSSNANVSERNGINVQSLVEMEDSLDKDLEEAQELRHRCEIEERNALKAYRKAQRNLIEANARCSDLYRKRELYSTHLRSFIMDNSDLLCSSRQNEKDGIGSDYSNNVSENMLLLPPSNHLVKYNGFNPLGVGSNFHYINILPVQTSDRHANGQNLGSEPGSELDASTSEPLCCRDKAAADGVRSSSNDPNIDEDDESFSFERETVKPGFGCLTNDNSFVDMEKDVIMEPGRKGSIDSSRESFLLEETLRSELFARLGAKNLSKTGGSCNNIPLTTEQGTENDVSSEKTQTSLQNFPSSEVEEGPGRLERSNSDAPDIQLEHCNEDNCLISHSLTNSEDNRVYDKEDSSCISISSSNIFKSAFANLKTITPQTLMEWLARNQQNYTSGINKKEDACAKSDQMQGSNTQADSTDEAIVEFFGREIGSYNCDIAVDPFRPLCMYELRGKCNNDECPWQHVRDNSSAIISHDQNNDSDSDAKVPKYYDVMISPTYLVGLDTLKADLHSYESVLAWRNSHCWQKCFSISLTLSSLLSNGLPAHGPLAQGSDGRIEVCGSWSRQSSYILSRTGRVVCNELKQSLADNEQALETAILIFNQEVDRFEAMKEALHIISRALEANPRSISLWIFYLLLYYGSMKSTGKDDLFSYAVKYNQGSYELWLMYINSRTHIDDRLMTYNSALSALCHCNTASDWDGLHASACILDLFLQMVDCLCMSGNVEKAIQKIFDLLTVGNNSDEPPVLLSDILSCLTVSDKCIFWISCVYLVIYRKLPDAVVQQFECEKQPSEIEWPSILLLHDEKQRAVKLIEKGMFSIDSLMETELLKNDINLRSAHFFAVNHIRCMVALDNLECCRNLLDRYLGLYPSCLELVLIRAREKDFGGLSFSGFEETLGSWPKEVPGIQCIWNQYAQCAVKNGGYEFGKALMDRWFHSVWEVHDKQNGMNSENIELASVSISETLPTLSPIDVMFGFLNLSLYKLMQNDRLGACIAVEKALKASIPKYFKYCIGEHAMFLLTDELQLKENVSVSGVLNILERYIGNSLPFSVPEPLPRKFINSIKKPRVRQLISNIFCPVSSDFSLVNLVLEVWYGPSFLLELLCKPKLLVDFVEGILDISPSNYELAMSVCRHLSSRNNSTDLTLTSMLFWASSNLVSAIFLAVPIPPELVWVEAASILGNVMGVDIISKRFYRRALLVYPFSVKLWKSYQTLYTDTEMKKSIAEEAKAKGLHLG from the exons ATGGAGTCTGAcgaccacgagctgagaatcccCAACCCCGAGCTTCACGATAAACCCTCCCCCAAGGTCAGAGAAGAAGGCGAACTATCTTCGGACGACGAGGAC GTACCGTCTCTACCTCAGGAAGATCACGTTTGCTCTGCCCAACAGTGCACTAGTATTGATGCTCCTGCAGGATTGGGTCCTGTTCCTCCAGAAAACAAATGCAGTGACGACTTTCACGAAG ATAACGCTGTTTTCAGCAATAATCCTGCAGTGACTGCTGATATTCATTCCCGAGCATCTATTAAACCAATGACTAAGAAGAATTTTGATAAGAGCCGGGTACCATCAAATACTAGGAGTCCGGGCCCTGGATGGTGCACCTCTGTGGGAGCCACTGATAATCTTGTAATACGCTTCTCGGACAATGACAGTGGCAGTGATTCTGATGAATGTGTAAAAGAAAAAGCTGCTGAAAATAAAAGTAGTATAGCTAGAGTGGTCAGAAATCAAAAACCTCCTGCCCCTTTACATTCAAAGTTAAACAAACAGGTTGCCACTGGCACTGTAAGCAAAGTTATACCCAAAAGATTGCCTTTAAGTCGAACATTTATTTCATCAGTGGCCAAAATTCCTGGACCCAATTTTAGTGGTGCTGGGCAATTGCCAGTTGAGCATGGTAATCGAATTAGAAAAGTTAATTCTTTAAAGAAAAATGTATCAAGCCAGGAACGTGGGTATGATCAAGGTGTAGGCCTGAGCAATAGTAAGCTTCAAGACTTGCGTCAGCAGATTGCACTTCGTGAAAGTGAATTGAAGCTTAAGTCTGCACAACGAAGTAAGGAAGCAGGTTCACTCAGGGATGATAATGCAATGAGTTTACCTAGTGATGCAGCTAGGAAAATTGGTGCCACTTCTGCCAAAAGTGCACAAAGAGAATCAAAAGAACCAGAGAAAAAACGTACAAAAGTCACTGGATCTTACTCAAATCAGCTAAATTCAATGGGCCTGCGAGAAGTGTCTGTTGGAAGATCTATATTGCCGTTAAAACAACAGCCAATGCAGAATAATATGGCAGAAACCATTAAGTTAGATCATGGACAGAAAGAAAATACTGCGGGTAGAACAGAACCAAGTATCACTAAATGGCACCAGAAAAATTGGAAACAAGGAGCTGATTTACCGGAAAATATATCTGCTGTGCCTAAAGATG GTTTTACTGTCGTCAGAAATTGCATTGAGTCTGGTGGAAATAGTAAACATGTGGAATCATCTTCTATGTTAACCCCGAATGCATCACCAGCAGCAAATAAGATTTCTAATGTTGTCCCAATGAACTTA AACAATGTGGAATTGAATCCAAGCAAAATTGTTCCTCGTCAACAACCAAATACTTTCTTTAACAATGTGGAATTGAATCCAAGCAAAATTGTTCCTCGTCAACAACCAAATACTTTCTTTAACAAAGCAATGGTGGGAAAAAATCTTTTGCTTGACAACCATCCTCACATCTCATCCAATGACAAGATACCTGAGCCGGCAGTCAATGATAAGAGTCAG GCATCTTTAAATAATGAAAACTTTTGGAATTGTTCAAGTAATGCAAATGTGTCAGAACGTAATGGCATAAATGTACAATCATTGGTTGAAATGGAGGATTCATTAGACAAAGATCTCGAGGAAGCACAAGAGCTTAGACATAGATGTGAAATTGAAGAAAGAAATGCTCTCAAAGCTTATCGTAAGGCTCAAAGGAATCTGATTGAGGCTAATGCTAGATGTTCTGATCTATATCGCAAAAGAGAATTGTACTCTACCCACTTGCGATCATTTATCATGGACAATTCAGATTTATTATGCTCCTCAAGACAGAATGAGAAAGATGGAATTGGGTCAGATTACTCTAATAACGTGTCTGAGAATATGCTTCTTTTACCACCAAGCAATCATTTAGTCAAATACAATGGTTTTAATCCACTAGGAGTTGGCTCCAATTTCCATTATATCAACATTCTTCCGGTTCAAACGTCAGATAGGCATGCGAATGGACAAAATTTGGGGTCAGAACCGGGCAGTGAACTAGATGCTAGTACATCTGAGCCATTGTGCTGTAGGGACAAAGCAGCTGCTGATGGGGTCCGATCTTCCTCTAATGATCCAAATATTGATGAAGACGATGAGTCATTTTCATTTGAACGTGAAACAGTTAAACCCGGCTTTGGGTGTCTTACAAATGACAACAGTTTCGTTGATATGGAGAAAGATGTAATTATGGAACCTGGTAGAAAAGGGTCCATTGATAGCTCCAGGGAATCTTTTCTACTTGAAGAAACATTGAGATCTGAACTTTTTGCAAGGCTAGGGGCAAAAAATTTGTCAAAGACTGGTGGTTCATGTAATAATATCCCCCTTACTACGGAACAGGGAACTGAGAATGATGTTAGCAGTGAAAAAACCCAAACAAGTTTACAGAATTTTCCATCCTCTGAGGTAGAAGAAG gcCCTGGTAGATTGGAGAGAAGTAATTCTGATGCACCTGATATTCAACTTGAACACTGCAATGAAGATAATTGTTTGATCTCTCACTCTCTTACTAATTCAGAGGATAACAGAGTTTATGACAAAGAAGATTCTTCTTGTATATCGATTTCAAGTTCTAACATCTTCAAAAGTGCTTTTGCCAATTTGAAAACTATAACACCACAGACTTTAATGGAGTGGCTGGCTAGAAATCAACAGAATTACACTAGTGGTATTAACAAGAAGGAGGATGCTTGTGCCAAGTCTGACCAAATGCAAGGGAGCAATACTCAAGCAGACTCAACAGATGAGGCCATTGTCGAATTCTTTGGAAGAGAAATTGGCTCatataattgtgatattgcaGTTGACCCCTTTAGACCCCTTTGCATGTATGAACTCCGAGGAAAGTGCAACAATGATGAATGTCCTTGGCAGCATGTTAGGGACAACTCTAGTGCAATTATATCTCATGATCAGAATAATGATTCTGATTCCGATG CAAAAGTTCCCAAGTACTATGATGTTATGATATCCCCAACATACCTAGTTGGCTTAGATACTCTGAAAGCTGATCTGCATTCATACGAATCTGTTTTAGCGTGGAGAAATAGTCACTGCTGGCAGAAATGTTTCAGTATATCCTTAACATTATCAAGTTTGTTGTCAAATGGTTTGCCTGCACATGGGCCACTCGCACAAGGTAGTGATGGTCGCATAGAAGTCTGTGGAAGCTGGAGTAGGCAATCATCATATATTCTGAGTAGAACTGGCAGAGTGGTTTGT AATGAACTCAAACAATCTTTGGCTGATAATGAGCAAGCCCTGGAAACGGCTATTTTAATTTTCAATCAGGAGGTAGACAGATTTGAGGCTATGAAAGAG GCTCTGCACATTATATCTCGAGCTCTGGAGGCTAATCCAAGATCCATATCTCTCTGGATATTCTATCTTCTTCTTTACTATGGTAGTATGAAGTCTACTGGGAAGGATGACCTGTTCTCTTATGCG GTCAAATACAATCAGGGATCTTATGAGCTCTGGCTTATGTATATCAACAGCCGCACACATATTGATGATCGGTTAATGACATATAATTCAGCACTATCTGCCCTTTGCCACTGTAATACTGCTTCTGACTGGGATGGTTTGCATGCTAGTGCTTGCATCTTAGATCTGTTTTTGCAAATGGTGGATTGCTTGTGCATGTCTGGGAATGTTGAAAAGGCTATCCAGAAGATCTTTGACCTCCTCACTGTTGGCAATAATTCTGATGAACCTCCAGTCTTGCTCTCTGATATACTTTCATGCCTGACAGTTTCTGATAAATGCATATTCTGGATCTCTTGTGTTTACTTAGTAATTTATAGGAAATTACCAGATGCCGTGGTCCAGCAATTTGAATGTGAGAAACAGCCATCAGAAATTGAGTGGCCTTCCATTCTTTTACTTCATGATGAGAAGCAGAGGGCTGTTAAGTTGATAGAAAAAGGAATGTTTTCTATTGATTCATTGATGGAAACTGAATTACTTAAAAATGATATTAATCTGAGATCAGCACATTTTTTTGCTGTCAATCATATTAGGTGCATGGTTGCTCTAGACAATTTGGAATGTTGTAGAAATTTGTTGGATAGATATCTTGGACTATATCCATCATGCTTAGAACTTGTTTTAATACGAGCACGTGAAAAGGATTTTGGGGGTCTGAGTTTTTCGGGCTTTGAGGAAACACTTGGTAGCTGGCCAAAAGAAGTCCCAGGAATTCAGTGTATTTGGAATCAGTATGCCCAATGTGCTGTCAAGAATGGAGGATATGAATTTGGGAAGGCACTCATGGACCGGTGGTTTCATTCTGTTTGGGAAGTCCATGATAAGCAGAATGGTATGAATAGTGAGAATATAGAATTAGCTTCAGTTTCAATTTCGGAAACTCTTCCTACTCTAAGTCCAATTGATGTGATGTTTGGATTTCTTAATCTTTCTCTTTATAAGCTAATGCAAAATGATCGTCTTGGAGCTTGCATAGCTGTTGAAAAGGCATTAAAAGCTTCTATTCCTAAATATTTCAAGTACTGCATTGGAGAGCATGCCATGTTTTTGCTCACTGATGAATTGCAATTGAAAGAGAATGTTTCTGTCAGTGGTGTGTTGAACATTTTGGAGCGGTACATAGGTAACTCACTGCCTTTCTCTGTCCCTGAGCCTTTGCCTAGAAAATTTATCAACAGCATCAAGAAACCTAGAGTGCGACAGCTTATTAGCAACATATTCTGTCCAGTTTCATCTGATTTCTCTCTTGTAAACTTGGTTCTTGAAGTGTGGTATGGACCATCTTTTCTACTCGAATTATTGTGTAAGCCAAAGCTTTTGGTGGATTTTGTTGAAGGCATTCTGGACATATCTCCATCCAACTATGAATTAGCCATGTCTGTCTGTAGACATTTGAGCAGTCGCAACAACTCTACTGATCTTACTCTGACCAGTATGTTGTTCTGGGCAAGCTCAAACTTAGTTAGTGCAATTTTCCTGGCTGTCCCAATTCCTCCAGAGCTTGTATGGGTAGAAGCTGCTAGCATCTTGGGTAATGTAATGGGTGTCGACATCATATCTAAGAGATTTTACAGAAGAGCATTGTTGGTATATCCATTTTCTGTGAAGTTGTGGAAGTCCTATCAGACCCTTTACACAGATACAGAGATGAAAAAAAGTATTGCAGAAGAAGCAAAAGCAAAGGGTTTACACCTTGGCTAA
- the LOC133798443 gene encoding uncharacterized protein LOC133798443 isoform X3 — translation MESDDHELRIPNPELHDKPSPKVPSLPQEDHVCSAQQCTSIDAPAGLGPVPPENKCSDDFHEDNAVFSNNPAVTADIHSRASIKPMTKKNFDKSRVPSNTRSPGPGWCTSVGATDNLVIRFSDNDSGSDSDECVKEKAAENKSSIARVVRNQKPPAPLHSKLNKQVATGTVSKVIPKRLPLSRTFISSVAKIPGPNFSGAGQLPVEHGNRIRKVNSLKKNVSSQERGYDQGVGLSNSKLQDLRQQIALRESELKLKSAQRSKEAGSLRDDNAMSLPSDAARKIGATSAKSAQRESKEPEKKRTKVTGSYSNQLNSMGLREVSVGRSILPLKQQPMQNNMAETIKLDHGQKENTAGRTEPSITKWHQKNWKQGADLPENISAVPKDGFTVVRNCIESGGNSKHVESSSMLTPNASPAANKISNVVPMNLNNVELNPSKIVPRQQPNTFFNNVELNPSKIVPRQQPNTFFNKAMVGKNLLLDNHPHISSNDKIPEPAVNDKSQASLNNENFWNCSSNANVSERNGINVQSLVEMEDSLDKDLEEAQELRHRCEIEERNALKAYRKAQRNLIEANARCSDLYRKRELYSTHLRSFIMDNSDLLCSSRQNEKDGIGSDYSNNVSENMLLLPPSNHLVKYNGFNPLGVGSNFHYINILPVQTSDRHANGQNLGSEPGSELDASTSEPLCCRDKAAADGVRSSSNDPNIDEDDESFSFERETVKPGFGCLTNDNSFVDMEKDVIMEPGRKGSIDSSRESFLLEETLRSELFARLGAKNLSKTGGSCNNIPLTTEQGTENDVSSEKTQTSLQNFPSSEVEEGPGRLERSNSDAPDIQLEHCNEDNCLISHSLTNSEDNRVYDKEDSSCISISSSNIFKSAFANLKTITPQTLMEWLARNQQNYTSGINKKEDACAKSDQMQGSNTQADSTDEAIVEFFGREIGSYNCDIAVDPFRPLCMYELRGKCNNDECPWQHVRDNSSAIISHDQNNDSDSDAKVPKYYDVMISPTYLVGLDTLKADLHSYESVLAWRNSHCWQKCFSISLTLSSLLSNGLPAHGPLAQGSDGRIEVCGSWSRQSSYILSRTGRVVCNELKQSLADNEQALETAILIFNQEVDRFEAMKEALHIISRALEANPRSISLWIFYLLLYYGSMKSTGKDDLFSYAVKYNQGSYELWLMYINSRTHIDDRLMTYNSALSALCHCNTASDWDGLHASACILDLFLQMVDCLCMSGNVEKAIQKIFDLLTVGNNSDEPPVLLSDILSCLTVSDKCIFWISCVYLVIYRKLPDAVVQQFECEKQPSEIEWPSILLLHDEKQRAVKLIEKGMFSIDSLMETELLKNDINLRSAHFFAVNHIRCMVALDNLECCRNLLDRYLGLYPSCLELVLIRAREKDFGGLSFSGFEETLGSWPKEVPGIQCIWNQYAQCAVKNGGYEFGKALMDRWFHSVWEVHDKQNGMNSENIELASVSISETLPTLSPIDVMFGFLNLSLYKLMQNDRLGACIAVEKALKASIPKYFKYCIGEHAMFLLTDELQLKENVSVSGVLNILERYIGNSLPFSVPEPLPRKFINSIKKPRVRQLISNIFCPVSSDFSLVNLVLEVWYGPSFLLELLCKPKLLVDFVEGILDISPSNYELAMSVCRHLSSRNNSTDLTLTSMLFWASSNLVSAIFLAVPIPPELVWVEAASILGNVMGVDIISKRFYRRALLVYPFSVKLWKSYQTLYTDTEMKKSIAEEAKAKGLHLG, via the exons ATGGAGTCTGAcgaccacgagctgagaatcccCAACCCCGAGCTTCACGATAAACCCTCCCCCAAG GTACCGTCTCTACCTCAGGAAGATCACGTTTGCTCTGCCCAACAGTGCACTAGTATTGATGCTCCTGCAGGATTGGGTCCTGTTCCTCCAGAAAACAAATGCAGTGACGACTTTCACGAAG ATAACGCTGTTTTCAGCAATAATCCTGCAGTGACTGCTGATATTCATTCCCGAGCATCTATTAAACCAATGACTAAGAAGAATTTTGATAAGAGCCGGGTACCATCAAATACTAGGAGTCCGGGCCCTGGATGGTGCACCTCTGTGGGAGCCACTGATAATCTTGTAATACGCTTCTCGGACAATGACAGTGGCAGTGATTCTGATGAATGTGTAAAAGAAAAAGCTGCTGAAAATAAAAGTAGTATAGCTAGAGTGGTCAGAAATCAAAAACCTCCTGCCCCTTTACATTCAAAGTTAAACAAACAGGTTGCCACTGGCACTGTAAGCAAAGTTATACCCAAAAGATTGCCTTTAAGTCGAACATTTATTTCATCAGTGGCCAAAATTCCTGGACCCAATTTTAGTGGTGCTGGGCAATTGCCAGTTGAGCATGGTAATCGAATTAGAAAAGTTAATTCTTTAAAGAAAAATGTATCAAGCCAGGAACGTGGGTATGATCAAGGTGTAGGCCTGAGCAATAGTAAGCTTCAAGACTTGCGTCAGCAGATTGCACTTCGTGAAAGTGAATTGAAGCTTAAGTCTGCACAACGAAGTAAGGAAGCAGGTTCACTCAGGGATGATAATGCAATGAGTTTACCTAGTGATGCAGCTAGGAAAATTGGTGCCACTTCTGCCAAAAGTGCACAAAGAGAATCAAAAGAACCAGAGAAAAAACGTACAAAAGTCACTGGATCTTACTCAAATCAGCTAAATTCAATGGGCCTGCGAGAAGTGTCTGTTGGAAGATCTATATTGCCGTTAAAACAACAGCCAATGCAGAATAATATGGCAGAAACCATTAAGTTAGATCATGGACAGAAAGAAAATACTGCGGGTAGAACAGAACCAAGTATCACTAAATGGCACCAGAAAAATTGGAAACAAGGAGCTGATTTACCGGAAAATATATCTGCTGTGCCTAAAGATG GTTTTACTGTCGTCAGAAATTGCATTGAGTCTGGTGGAAATAGTAAACATGTGGAATCATCTTCTATGTTAACCCCGAATGCATCACCAGCAGCAAATAAGATTTCTAATGTTGTCCCAATGAACTTA AACAATGTGGAATTGAATCCAAGCAAAATTGTTCCTCGTCAACAACCAAATACTTTCTTTAACAATGTGGAATTGAATCCAAGCAAAATTGTTCCTCGTCAACAACCAAATACTTTCTTTAACAAAGCAATGGTGGGAAAAAATCTTTTGCTTGACAACCATCCTCACATCTCATCCAATGACAAGATACCTGAGCCGGCAGTCAATGATAAGAGTCAG GCATCTTTAAATAATGAAAACTTTTGGAATTGTTCAAGTAATGCAAATGTGTCAGAACGTAATGGCATAAATGTACAATCATTGGTTGAAATGGAGGATTCATTAGACAAAGATCTCGAGGAAGCACAAGAGCTTAGACATAGATGTGAAATTGAAGAAAGAAATGCTCTCAAAGCTTATCGTAAGGCTCAAAGGAATCTGATTGAGGCTAATGCTAGATGTTCTGATCTATATCGCAAAAGAGAATTGTACTCTACCCACTTGCGATCATTTATCATGGACAATTCAGATTTATTATGCTCCTCAAGACAGAATGAGAAAGATGGAATTGGGTCAGATTACTCTAATAACGTGTCTGAGAATATGCTTCTTTTACCACCAAGCAATCATTTAGTCAAATACAATGGTTTTAATCCACTAGGAGTTGGCTCCAATTTCCATTATATCAACATTCTTCCGGTTCAAACGTCAGATAGGCATGCGAATGGACAAAATTTGGGGTCAGAACCGGGCAGTGAACTAGATGCTAGTACATCTGAGCCATTGTGCTGTAGGGACAAAGCAGCTGCTGATGGGGTCCGATCTTCCTCTAATGATCCAAATATTGATGAAGACGATGAGTCATTTTCATTTGAACGTGAAACAGTTAAACCCGGCTTTGGGTGTCTTACAAATGACAACAGTTTCGTTGATATGGAGAAAGATGTAATTATGGAACCTGGTAGAAAAGGGTCCATTGATAGCTCCAGGGAATCTTTTCTACTTGAAGAAACATTGAGATCTGAACTTTTTGCAAGGCTAGGGGCAAAAAATTTGTCAAAGACTGGTGGTTCATGTAATAATATCCCCCTTACTACGGAACAGGGAACTGAGAATGATGTTAGCAGTGAAAAAACCCAAACAAGTTTACAGAATTTTCCATCCTCTGAGGTAGAAGAAG gcCCTGGTAGATTGGAGAGAAGTAATTCTGATGCACCTGATATTCAACTTGAACACTGCAATGAAGATAATTGTTTGATCTCTCACTCTCTTACTAATTCAGAGGATAACAGAGTTTATGACAAAGAAGATTCTTCTTGTATATCGATTTCAAGTTCTAACATCTTCAAAAGTGCTTTTGCCAATTTGAAAACTATAACACCACAGACTTTAATGGAGTGGCTGGCTAGAAATCAACAGAATTACACTAGTGGTATTAACAAGAAGGAGGATGCTTGTGCCAAGTCTGACCAAATGCAAGGGAGCAATACTCAAGCAGACTCAACAGATGAGGCCATTGTCGAATTCTTTGGAAGAGAAATTGGCTCatataattgtgatattgcaGTTGACCCCTTTAGACCCCTTTGCATGTATGAACTCCGAGGAAAGTGCAACAATGATGAATGTCCTTGGCAGCATGTTAGGGACAACTCTAGTGCAATTATATCTCATGATCAGAATAATGATTCTGATTCCGATG CAAAAGTTCCCAAGTACTATGATGTTATGATATCCCCAACATACCTAGTTGGCTTAGATACTCTGAAAGCTGATCTGCATTCATACGAATCTGTTTTAGCGTGGAGAAATAGTCACTGCTGGCAGAAATGTTTCAGTATATCCTTAACATTATCAAGTTTGTTGTCAAATGGTTTGCCTGCACATGGGCCACTCGCACAAGGTAGTGATGGTCGCATAGAAGTCTGTGGAAGCTGGAGTAGGCAATCATCATATATTCTGAGTAGAACTGGCAGAGTGGTTTGT AATGAACTCAAACAATCTTTGGCTGATAATGAGCAAGCCCTGGAAACGGCTATTTTAATTTTCAATCAGGAGGTAGACAGATTTGAGGCTATGAAAGAG GCTCTGCACATTATATCTCGAGCTCTGGAGGCTAATCCAAGATCCATATCTCTCTGGATATTCTATCTTCTTCTTTACTATGGTAGTATGAAGTCTACTGGGAAGGATGACCTGTTCTCTTATGCG GTCAAATACAATCAGGGATCTTATGAGCTCTGGCTTATGTATATCAACAGCCGCACACATATTGATGATCGGTTAATGACATATAATTCAGCACTATCTGCCCTTTGCCACTGTAATACTGCTTCTGACTGGGATGGTTTGCATGCTAGTGCTTGCATCTTAGATCTGTTTTTGCAAATGGTGGATTGCTTGTGCATGTCTGGGAATGTTGAAAAGGCTATCCAGAAGATCTTTGACCTCCTCACTGTTGGCAATAATTCTGATGAACCTCCAGTCTTGCTCTCTGATATACTTTCATGCCTGACAGTTTCTGATAAATGCATATTCTGGATCTCTTGTGTTTACTTAGTAATTTATAGGAAATTACCAGATGCCGTGGTCCAGCAATTTGAATGTGAGAAACAGCCATCAGAAATTGAGTGGCCTTCCATTCTTTTACTTCATGATGAGAAGCAGAGGGCTGTTAAGTTGATAGAAAAAGGAATGTTTTCTATTGATTCATTGATGGAAACTGAATTACTTAAAAATGATATTAATCTGAGATCAGCACATTTTTTTGCTGTCAATCATATTAGGTGCATGGTTGCTCTAGACAATTTGGAATGTTGTAGAAATTTGTTGGATAGATATCTTGGACTATATCCATCATGCTTAGAACTTGTTTTAATACGAGCACGTGAAAAGGATTTTGGGGGTCTGAGTTTTTCGGGCTTTGAGGAAACACTTGGTAGCTGGCCAAAAGAAGTCCCAGGAATTCAGTGTATTTGGAATCAGTATGCCCAATGTGCTGTCAAGAATGGAGGATATGAATTTGGGAAGGCACTCATGGACCGGTGGTTTCATTCTGTTTGGGAAGTCCATGATAAGCAGAATGGTATGAATAGTGAGAATATAGAATTAGCTTCAGTTTCAATTTCGGAAACTCTTCCTACTCTAAGTCCAATTGATGTGATGTTTGGATTTCTTAATCTTTCTCTTTATAAGCTAATGCAAAATGATCGTCTTGGAGCTTGCATAGCTGTTGAAAAGGCATTAAAAGCTTCTATTCCTAAATATTTCAAGTACTGCATTGGAGAGCATGCCATGTTTTTGCTCACTGATGAATTGCAATTGAAAGAGAATGTTTCTGTCAGTGGTGTGTTGAACATTTTGGAGCGGTACATAGGTAACTCACTGCCTTTCTCTGTCCCTGAGCCTTTGCCTAGAAAATTTATCAACAGCATCAAGAAACCTAGAGTGCGACAGCTTATTAGCAACATATTCTGTCCAGTTTCATCTGATTTCTCTCTTGTAAACTTGGTTCTTGAAGTGTGGTATGGACCATCTTTTCTACTCGAATTATTGTGTAAGCCAAAGCTTTTGGTGGATTTTGTTGAAGGCATTCTGGACATATCTCCATCCAACTATGAATTAGCCATGTCTGTCTGTAGACATTTGAGCAGTCGCAACAACTCTACTGATCTTACTCTGACCAGTATGTTGTTCTGGGCAAGCTCAAACTTAGTTAGTGCAATTTTCCTGGCTGTCCCAATTCCTCCAGAGCTTGTATGGGTAGAAGCTGCTAGCATCTTGGGTAATGTAATGGGTGTCGACATCATATCTAAGAGATTTTACAGAAGAGCATTGTTGGTATATCCATTTTCTGTGAAGTTGTGGAAGTCCTATCAGACCCTTTACACAGATACAGAGATGAAAAAAAGTATTGCAGAAGAAGCAAAAGCAAAGGGTTTACACCTTGGCTAA